From Mucilaginibacter gotjawali:
CCAGCTTGTTTTCTTTTTTTCCGTGGGTAAACCCGGGCGTTCCTTTTTCAATTACCAGCGTGGTAATGCCGTTTGAATCATTCTTTTCCCCGGTACGCACCATCACCACGGCAACGTTGCCTGATTTGCCATGGGTGATCCAGTTTTTGGAGCCATTTACAATATAATGGTCGCCGTCCAAAACGGCAGTGGTATTCATCCCCATCGCATCCGAGCCGGTGTTGGCTTCAGTCAGCCCCCAGGCCCCCAGCCATTCGCAGGTCGCCAGTTTAGGCAGCCAGCGTTGTTTTTGTTCTTCGTTACCAAATGCCAGGATGTGACCGGTACATAAGGAATTATGTGCCGCTACAGAAAGCCCTATCGACCCGCATACCTTTGCAATCTCGCTGATCACCGTTACATATTCAAAATAACCAAAGCCCGAACCGCCATATTGTTCAGGAACGAATATGCCCATCATACCCAGCTCGCCCAGTTTTTTAAACAGTTCTATAGGAAAATACTGGGCCTCGTCCCATTCCATCACATGCGGCCTGATGTGTTTTTCGGCGAAATCTTTAGCCGTTTGGCCTATCATTTTCTGATGATCGCTGATAGAAAAGTCGTATCCGGCAGGCAGGTCTGTAAGCAAAGAATCCATAGGTTTTATATTGATTTATAGCAAAGTAACGCAATATTTTGTGTTTTGGTTTCAAATAAAACGCTGCCGAAAAATGACGAAATTGGTATACGGTATGAATTATGGGTTTAGCTGGGATAGGGATATTATTAACAAAGAAAATTTAACTTATAAATCTCGTAGAGACGTGATGCATCACGTCTCCAGCCAACCAACCCATGATTGGCTTAAATCTCAGCTATTTGTAGAATTTATCCTTTTGCCAATTATTGGGATTATAAAGGATATAATCGGCAATTTTCAAATATTCCTCATTCGAGGTGATTATATGATCATAAAACCTGGCTTGCCAGGCAAATGGAATGTTATTCTTCCTGGCATATGTGGTAACCGCTGCCTTAAAACCGCCTATTATCGATGCAAGGTTTTTCGATTGATTTCCAAATTTATTTTTAGGACTATCATCAACAATTCCATTCGTAGAGACGTGATGCATCACGTCTCCCGCCATGTATTTTGGATAATCATTGTTATATTTATTTTCACCGATAAATATGATCCCATGAAAATGGTTGGGCATGACAACATATTCGGCTAATTCCAAATTCATGTCGGGTCTTAATTCAATTGTTTTCAACCATTCTGATTCAACTTTTTTACCCAGATCGTTTAATTGCATTTTGTTTTCGGGCATATCGGCGAGAGACGCGGAGCACCGCGTCTCTACAATGTCTCCAAAAAAACATTCCCTGTCTTTTGTGCAAATGGTAATAAAATACAAACTGTTATCAGCATAATTCCAGGTTTGCAGTCGTGCAGATGAAATCCGGTATTTATTTTTGAAGAGATCAGACATTTCAATTCAATACTCTGCCAGCACCACCACCCTATCACAAACCGGCGAGATCCTTTCCTTCCCATTTAAGAAACCTAAGCCCACAACAAATGAAAATCCGGCCACTACGCCACCCATTTCCTGGATCAGTTCGCTGGCTGCAAGGGCGGTGCCACCGGTGGCCAGCAGGTCGTCGTGGATCAGGACATGCTGCCCGGGTTCAAAAGCATCGGTGTGCAATTCGATGGTTGCGGTGCCATACTCCAGTTTATAAGCTTTTTGTTTGATGGTAAAAGGCAGTTTGCCGGCTTTACGTACCGGCACAAAAGGAACACCCAACCTGGTGGCCAGGGTAAGACCAAATAAAAAGCCGCGGCTTTCAATCCCCGCTACCGCATCTATCCGGATTCCTTTTAGTTTTTCAACAAAGGCATCGACAATATTGACACATAATTGCGGATCCTTTAATATGGGGGTTATATCCTTAAAAACAATTCCCGGCTTCGGAAAATCAGGTATATCGCGGATAGCGGTTTTAATTTGCTGTTCTATCATTTAAAAGCTAAATAAGGTTCAATTTTACGTAAAATTCCTTCATCAAGCAGCACAATATTTCTCAAATCAGCAATGGAGTTATAACTACCATGTTGTGCGCGGTATTGAATAATAGCGTTCAACTGCTTGTAATTCAGATACGGGAAGATCCGCAACTGATCAAACGAAATGGTGTTAATGTTTATCTTTTTCACTTTATCAGCATTTACCGAAACCTGGTTCTTTATATCTGCAAATTCCAAAGAATCGATCCCGTAGATTTCTTTCAGCTGTTCTTTATTAACAAAACCACCTAAACGGTTTCGGTAGCGGATAATCCGGACGGCAAAGGACGGGCCTATGCCTTCCAACGCCGTCAGCTTTGCGGAATCGGCGCCGTTAAGTTCAATTACCTCGCCGGGTTTGGCTTTTTTATAGCCTTTGTTCCCTTCGGGGATATTGATATACGGTTCAAGCCTTTTATAATCATCAGCAGTAACAGCGTAAATCTTCTTAACATCCTCCTTTACATAAAAGTGGCCGCCTTTAGCCCGGTAGTGCAATATCACATTAGCCTGTCGCCCGCTTAAACCCAATTGCTTCCATTGCGGCACGGTTAAAACATTTGGATCAAATGGAAACATAACCGGGTTCGTAATTTTGACATCAGTACCTGGGTCGCCGTCACCAATTGTTCCATTTTTTTCAACGCTGCTTAGCTGTGCCGCCGCTTTGTCAAAATCTTTGAAATTTATTGTATTATCTTTGCGGAACAGGCGATAGCCGTAAGGCGCAGCTAATACCCCTGCAATCAGTATAACAAGTACTACCAAACCGTTCCATTCTTTTTTGGTTATGGAGAGGTGTTGTTTTATGCGGCTTTTCATCAAAGGTTTGTCAGGGTTTAAATTAAACAATTTTTAAGGAAATTATTAATACCCGTTAAAGGGTTTATTTTTGCATCCATGAAAGTAATCACCACCGAAGAGTTTGCCAAAGCCACCAAACTGGATAAGCTGAAAATGCCCGGCCTGGCAGCTTTGCTGATGGAGCTGATGAAAATTAACCAGGTTAACGATTTGTTTGCCCAGGCACAACCTAAACAGGGCCCTGATTTTGTTGACGCTATTCTGGAGGGCTGCGGTATTGATATCGAATTTGACGAAAAAGAACTGCGGAACATCCCTAAAACGGGCAGTTTTATTGCCATAGCCAACCACCCGTATGGTGGCATCGAGGGCATGGTATTGTTAAAAATATTGTGCATGGTAAGGCCCGATGCAAAGCTGATGGCCAACTTTCTGCTAAAAAAAATCCCCAACCTTGCCGATTATTTTATCGCGGTAAACCCCTTTGAAAATATTGATCATTCTTCCTCCATAAGTGGCTTAAAAACCACACTTGAATTATTGGCCAACGGAACACCGATTGGCATTTTCCCGGCTGGCGAAGTATCCACCTTTAAGGTGGATAAAAAGCAGGTTACCGACCGCATGTGGCACCCGGTGGTGGGCAAGATCATCGCGAAAGCTAAAGTACCCGTGGTACCTATTTATTTCCATGGCAATAATGGCCTGCTGTTTAATTTACTTAGTTTAATACATCCCGCATTGCGGACAGCCAAACTACCGTCCGAACTTTTTAACAAACACGGGCATACCATTAAACTGCGGATAGGCAAACCTATTAGTATGGAAGACGTCTCCGGATTTAATAACAGCACAAAACTACTAAATTATTTAAGGGCCCGTACTTATGCACTGGGTACCGGGCTCGAAGAGGAAAAAAAGATATTTCATCCCCGTAATATTTTCAAAATAAAAAAGCAACCGGTAGAAATAGCGCCAGAGATCAGCAGCGAGATCCTTGAAAAAGAAATAGCTCCTTTACGGGATGAATACCGCATTTGGGTAGAGAAGAATTACGAAGTTTTTATCGTGCCCACCTCCACTATCCCGAATGTGATCCGCGAAATAGGCCGGCTGCGGGAGCTGACTTTCAGGGATATTGGCGAAGGCACCAACAAGGCGAGTGACCTGGATGAATATGATATTTACTATCACCACCTGTTTA
This genomic window contains:
- a CDS encoding transposase, which codes for MSDLFKNKYRISSARLQTWNYADNSLYFITICTKDRECFFGDIVETRCSASLADMPENKMQLNDLGKKVESEWLKTIELRPDMNLELAEYVVMPNHFHGIIFIGENKYNNDYPKYMAGDVMHHVSTNGIVDDSPKNKFGNQSKNLASIIGGFKAAVTTYARKNNIPFAWQARFYDHIITSNEEYLKIADYILYNPNNWQKDKFYK
- a CDS encoding adenine phosphoribosyltransferase, producing the protein MIEQQIKTAIRDIPDFPKPGIVFKDITPILKDPQLCVNIVDAFVEKLKGIRIDAVAGIESRGFLFGLTLATRLGVPFVPVRKAGKLPFTIKQKAYKLEYGTATIELHTDAFEPGQHVLIHDDLLATGGTALAASELIQEMGGVVAGFSFVVGLGFLNGKERISPVCDRVVVLAEY
- a CDS encoding helix-hairpin-helix domain-containing protein, with translation MKSRIKQHLSITKKEWNGLVVLVILIAGVLAAPYGYRLFRKDNTINFKDFDKAAAQLSSVEKNGTIGDGDPGTDVKITNPVMFPFDPNVLTVPQWKQLGLSGRQANVILHYRAKGGHFYVKEDVKKIYAVTADDYKRLEPYINIPEGNKGYKKAKPGEVIELNGADSAKLTALEGIGPSFAVRIIRYRNRLGGFVNKEQLKEIYGIDSLEFADIKNQVSVNADKVKKININTISFDQLRIFPYLNYKQLNAIIQYRAQHGSYNSIADLRNIVLLDEGILRKIEPYLAFK
- a CDS encoding lysophospholipid acyltransferase family protein, whose product is MKVITTEEFAKATKLDKLKMPGLAALLMELMKINQVNDLFAQAQPKQGPDFVDAILEGCGIDIEFDEKELRNIPKTGSFIAIANHPYGGIEGMVLLKILCMVRPDAKLMANFLLKKIPNLADYFIAVNPFENIDHSSSISGLKTTLELLANGTPIGIFPAGEVSTFKVDKKQVTDRMWHPVVGKIIAKAKVPVVPIYFHGNNGLLFNLLSLIHPALRTAKLPSELFNKHGHTIKLRIGKPISMEDVSGFNNSTKLLNYLRARTYALGTGLEEEKKIFHPRNIFKIKKQPVEIAPEISSEILEKEIAPLRDEYRIWVEKNYEVFIVPTSTIPNVIREIGRLRELTFRDIGEGTNKASDLDEYDIYYHHLFIWDVEAKMIVGAYRLGLGDEIFYSIGKKGFYVSELFKIKSQFTPVLKKSIELGRSWIRKEYQQKPLPLFLLWKGILKYLIDNPRYRYLIGPVSISNSFSNFSKSLIVDYINRHHFDHEMAQFVRPRKKFKVDMESIDTDLLMEGEDTFKGLDALISEVETRNIKVPVLLRQYIALNAKIICFNIDPKFADCLDGFLVLDLEKVPQDILEKLGKNL
- a CDS encoding acyl-CoA dehydrogenase, with the protein product MDSLLTDLPAGYDFSISDHQKMIGQTAKDFAEKHIRPHVMEWDEAQYFPIELFKKLGELGMMGIFVPEQYGGSGFGYFEYVTVISEIAKVCGSIGLSVAAHNSLCTGHILAFGNEEQKQRWLPKLATCEWLGAWGLTEANTGSDAMGMNTTAVLDGDHYIVNGSKNWITHGKSGNVAVVMVRTGEKNDSNGITTLVIEKGTPGFTHGKKENKLGMRASETTELIFDNCHVPVANRLGNEGEGFKQAMKVLDGGRISIAALSLGIAKGAFEAAVAYSKERRQFGQPISNFQGIAFKLADMATEIEAAELLIMQAADLKNKHLPVTKQSAMAKYYASEVAVRTATEAVQIFGGYGYTKDFPVEKYYRDAKLCTIGEGTSEIQKIVISREVLR